In a genomic window of Gossypium arboreum isolate Shixiya-1 chromosome 7, ASM2569848v2, whole genome shotgun sequence:
- the LOC108487127 gene encoding transcription factor bHLH137, translated as MASFSTKSNPFLIDSIFSPHKISGSVGEIENLNFNWVYSNNNEPSGSIFKKQSSTGEFTVVDDIVALTSKKRRAKNGVKDEKEGKPKNQKKGNDEKKVYKGSKKDRKKGGEEPPNGYIHVRARRGQATDSHSLAERVRRKKISERMEKLQRLVPGCDKVFITFICCLFFKGEKSG; from the exons atGGCATCCTTTTCAACCAAATCTAACCCTTTCCTCATTGATTCCATTTTCTCCCCACATAAGATTTCTGGGTCTGTAGGAGAAATTGAGAACCTCAATTTCAATTGGgtttatagtaataataatgaacCTTCTGGTTCAATTTTTAAAAAGCAGAGCAGCACTGGTGAATTCACTGTTGTTGATGATATTGTCGCTCTTACAAGCAAGAAAAGAAGGGCTAAAAATGGGGTTAag GATGAAAAAGAAGGGAAACCCAAGAACCAGAAGAAGGGAAATGATGAAAAGAAagtgtataaaggtagtaaaaaaGATAGAAAGAAAGGTGGTGAAGAGCCTCCTAATGGTTACATTCATGTTAGAGCTAGGAGAGGTCAGGCAACTGATAGCCATAGCCTAGCCGAAAGG GTAAGAAGAAAGAAAATCAGTGAAAGGATGGAAAAATTGCAGCGACTGGTTCCAGGATGTGATAAGGTGTTCATAACTTTCATTTGTTGTTTGTTTTTCAAAGGAGAAAAAAGTGGTTAA